In a genomic window of Larus michahellis chromosome 3, bLarMic1.1, whole genome shotgun sequence:
- the SLC66A3 gene encoding solute carrier family 66 member 3 isoform X2, with protein sequence MASTLLALAHWSTWAVCAVIKLPQLAAVLAAGSARGVSVGSLLLELAGFLVFLRYQMYYDYPLQTYLEYPIIIAQDVILLLFILRYSGNMKRALFYAVTFWGGWYVLTLRKWIIDLAMNLCTFISAASKLTQLRCLWQTKDSGQVSALTWSMSAYTCATRIVTTVMTTNDRAGK encoded by the exons ATGGCGTCCacgctgctggccctggcccaCTGGAGCACCTGGGCGGTGTGCGCCGTGATCAAGCTGCCGCAGCTGGCGGCCGTGCTGGCGGCCGGCTCGGCGCGGGGGGTCAGCGTAGGGAGCCTCCTCCTGGAGCTGGCCGG CTTCCTTGTGTTTCTGAGGTACCAGATGTATTATGATTACCCTCTGCAGACATACCTGGAATATCCCATCATCATTGCacaag atgtcattcttcttttgtttattCTGCGTTACAGTGGAAACATGAAACGAGCTTTGTTCTATGCAGTCAC ATTTTGGGGGGGATGGTACGTGCTTACACTGCGGAAGTGGATAATAGACCTGGCCATG AATTTGTGCACATTCATCAGTGCGGCCAGTAAGCTGACTCAGCTGCGGTGTCTTTGGCAGACAAAAGATTCTGGACAAGTGAGCGCCTTGACCTGGAGTATGTCTGCATATACCTGCGCAA CAAGAATAGTTACAACTGTAATGACTACGAATGATCGCGCAGGTAAGTAA
- the SLC66A3 gene encoding solute carrier family 66 member 3 isoform X1, which yields MASTLLALAHWSTWAVCAVIKLPQLAAVLAAGSARGVSVGSLLLELAGFLVFLRYQMYYDYPLQTYLEYPIIIAQDVILLLFILRYSGNMKRALFYAVTFWGGWYVLTLRKWIIDLAMNLCTFISAASKLTQLRCLWQTKDSGQVSALTWSMSAYTCATRIVTTVMTTNDRAVLIRFITMLILNIWVTATILRYRKTKKTD from the exons ATGGCGTCCacgctgctggccctggcccaCTGGAGCACCTGGGCGGTGTGCGCCGTGATCAAGCTGCCGCAGCTGGCGGCCGTGCTGGCGGCCGGCTCGGCGCGGGGGGTCAGCGTAGGGAGCCTCCTCCTGGAGCTGGCCGG CTTCCTTGTGTTTCTGAGGTACCAGATGTATTATGATTACCCTCTGCAGACATACCTGGAATATCCCATCATCATTGCacaag atgtcattcttcttttgtttattCTGCGTTACAGTGGAAACATGAAACGAGCTTTGTTCTATGCAGTCAC ATTTTGGGGGGGATGGTACGTGCTTACACTGCGGAAGTGGATAATAGACCTGGCCATG AATTTGTGCACATTCATCAGTGCGGCCAGTAAGCTGACTCAGCTGCGGTGTCTTTGGCAGACAAAAGATTCTGGACAAGTGAGCGCCTTGACCTGGAGTATGTCTGCATATACCTGCGCAA CAAGAATAGTTACAACTGTAATGACTACGAATGATCGCGCAG ttcTCATCCGTTTCATTACCATGCTCATTCTCAATATTTGGGTCACAGCCACAATCCTGCGCTACAGGAAAACTAAAAAGACTGATTAG